The Amycolatopsis sp. DG1A-15b genome window below encodes:
- a CDS encoding alpha/beta hydrolase: MTTYTADTLENHTAAGSSAVFTYRRTGPRGGVPLVLLMRFRGTIDWWDPEFVDRLAADRDVILFDNVGIGYTGGEPRDTSEGFADGAIEFIEALGLTQVDLLGWSLGGIVAQHVALRRPDLVRKIVVAGSSGPGVAPGTPEMSERVLSIMAKPDADAEDLLYLFYPETEPARAAGLAHLAKVAKRLESGGPAVTEHAAQGQLAAVGRLLAVEWDQLKAELRSISQPVLYANGIHDVMIPAIGSYKAVEQVPDSTLVLYSDAGHAFLFQHIDEFVAQLNLFLGH; the protein is encoded by the coding sequence ATGACGACCTACACGGCTGACACCCTCGAGAACCACACCGCCGCCGGATCCTCCGCGGTGTTCACCTACCGCCGCACCGGCCCGCGAGGTGGTGTGCCGCTGGTCCTGCTGATGCGGTTCCGCGGCACCATCGACTGGTGGGACCCGGAGTTCGTCGACCGGCTCGCCGCGGACCGCGACGTCATCCTGTTCGACAACGTCGGCATCGGCTACACCGGTGGCGAGCCGCGCGACACGTCCGAAGGGTTCGCCGACGGCGCGATCGAGTTCATCGAGGCTCTCGGCCTGACGCAGGTCGACCTGCTCGGCTGGTCACTCGGTGGCATCGTGGCGCAGCACGTCGCCCTCCGCCGGCCCGACCTCGTGCGCAAGATCGTCGTGGCGGGCAGCAGCGGGCCGGGCGTGGCGCCGGGGACCCCGGAGATGAGCGAGCGGGTGCTGTCCATCATGGCCAAGCCGGACGCGGACGCCGAAGACCTGCTCTACCTCTTCTACCCCGAGACCGAACCGGCCCGCGCCGCCGGGCTCGCGCACCTGGCCAAGGTCGCCAAGCGCCTCGAAAGCGGCGGTCCCGCGGTCACGGAGCACGCCGCCCAGGGTCAGCTCGCCGCCGTGGGGCGGCTCCTGGCCGTGGAATGGGACCAGCTGAAAGCCGAGCTGCGGTCGATCAGCCAGCCGGTCCTCTACGCCAACGGGATCCACGACGTGATGATCCCCGCCATCGGCTCCTACAAGGCGGTCGAACAGGTCCCCGACTCCACGCTCGTGCTCTACAGCGACGCCGGGCACGCCTTCCTGTTCCAGCACATCGACGAGTTCGTCGCGCAGCTCAACCTCTTCCTCGGCCACTGA